TCTTAAAAGTTTTCTCTTAGGTTTTGTGCTTATAATTTCAATTCAGTCTGCTGAAACCCTGTTTGGTTTTATAAGGTCGCTCATAGATGTTGCATCTGTCCAAGATAGAGCCAGcacatcaaattctaaattctgTAATCGTTTTTGAAATTGCTGTTGGGCCTATTAAACTCACCCAgggattttgaatattttgctccTGTGGGCTCTAGtctttacttgtatttttccctTGGCAAATGGCAATCAACCATATTGTTTTTGGACGCTTGATGCTTTATACCTCGACCCATGTTACTGTTTACTGTGTAGTAGTTGGTAATAAGTGATAGTGAAAATTAGAAGGAAAAGGCCTACTTGGTGATCGATATGCATTCATATTGGCAGTCGCATTGCATGTTCTACGTAAAAGCAATTATGAAGTTGTTATCATTCCATTACTTCATGGCTTTGTTTAAAACTAGTTGTGAAAGTAGGAATATAAAAATAGCAGCCACGATTCACAAAGTTCTAGAATTTTGGCAAAGCTCTCATCATGCATGACAGGGACATTTGCAGTAATAATTTCATCAAATGACCTGATGTCTGTCTTTTCAGTGTTATCTTTCCTCAGAGTTCTTTCTGGATCGAGGATGGTTTGGCTATAGTCATGCCGTCCTTTCGTTGACTTGTGATTTCATTTTTATAGCCTCTCTTGCAAATTATGTTGCACATTCTGCAATTTATGTTCACTGTTCAGTCTGCCTGACAATACAAGTCCTTTATTTCATTTgacagtgagttgaagaacacaGCTCCATCTCTCCCTATTATTCTATTCTAAGCAGAATAATGTTGAACAGAGTGCTTTGTTGCAAGTGTATAACCTACCCATCTGCAATGTGTCAGGTTGCTCGGTATGCTTGCACAAACTTGTTTGTTGGAGGTAATCTCAATGCTTCTCTGTCTGTTTGATCTATCCCGATTCCCACCTCTCTTTTCTGAAGTCATTTGCATGCAATTGCTTAACCAAATATTTATTTACTAATTTTGAAATCCCACTCCTTGTTTAGCTTTACGTCAATCTTCTCCACATAAAACGTGAATCATACCATGCTTGGATGGCTTTTAATTCCAGTAATCTCTTTTTCTTCGTAGATTTCTTGCTGACTCATCATATTTCAATCAATTTCTTCCTCTGTGATTAGGACTTTCTTATGATACAAATGAAACTGTATTACGAGATGCTTTCTCGCAGCATGGTGAAATTACTGAAGGTAATATTTACTTGTACTGAATAGTCCTGTTGAAGGCTTGAATATTCTtctacttattttttttaaagctgATTGATGAATCTGTCTTTTATAGTTAGAGTTATCTGTCACCATGTCTCTGGAAAATCAAGAGGGTATGGATTTGTGAAGTTTAGTTGTGAAAATAGTGCTGCATCAGCACTTAAAGAAATGGATGGCCAGGTTAGTGAATAGTGTCCAGTGGCTGACATCAATTTCGCACATGTAGCAACTGAACATGGTGAACGTGAAGCTATCACTTAAACCCGTATTTTATGCAACCAAACAGGTAGTGGATGGGAGGAATATCCGTATTCATCAGGCTCACAAGCAATGATGATGAATTTGTTCAGTTTTCGGGGTTGAATCATTGTTGCCTATGTAAATGAAGTGGTTTTAGTTTTACTGATGGAATACAATACAATGTTTCCAGATATATGTGGAACATGAGCTTATTTGATGATCTGGAGCAAGAAATTGGAGGTGATTATGTTTGTTGGCAGCTGTGACATAACAAGGGTACATCTTCTTTGTTTGGGTGGTAAGCAAGCTATGGGATCAATGAGGAAAACCTCCCCGTGCAATATCTTTTCAGTTGATCCTCTGTGTCTGTGATAATATTTACTTGGAGTTGTAATTTCCGTTGTTTCTCTTGGTCATGCATTAAGACTGGAGTCGTTTGTAATCTATAAACGTGAAATTCTCTGGTTACATCTATTTGAGTAATGTAATCCATGAAGCAGGCAGGAGCTAAAATGCTGGTTTACAATTAATCGTGTGATTGGTTAATGATTAGGTAAACAATAACAAAACCCTGCTGTAAATCTGTGATGCTAGACGGGGATATTGCTCCACCCATGACCATagctagacctgtcaaaacTGATCCAGACCTGAAAAATTGACTCGATTGATCCGATCTGTAACCCAAATTGGTTTGAAACGACGATCTGAAATTAACCCGAAAATCAAATACACCCGACCTAAAATCGAAACTGATCCGAAAGTGATTTGACCTGTATTGACCTGATACCCGAACGGCCTGAACCGAAGTACCCGAAACCGAATTAACCCGAACTGATCTTCACCCGACACCACATTAACCCGAATCGAAAATAActgaaaaatttaaattaaccCGAACCGATCGAAACCGAAGAGCAACTCGAATTTACCAATTAATTTTAAGGAAGTTCTCATTTGTAAccctgtattttatttttatttggtaATCAAAAACTTGTTTAATTATCACCGATAGCCCTGTAATATTACATTTTACCAATTGTGACATTAATGAGGGTTCAAAACCTTAAACTATTTATTTTACAGGGTTAGAATTACATAAACATCCCTACGTAATACAAAGTACATCATTTTATCTTCACCTTCTGTCCTTTCTACCCCCATCCATAATTTTACACCCGTTTAGAACCACAACCGTGCCATTAACATCTCTTACTTCTTCGCAGCCGGTTGTGGTGACCCTTCCACCGTCAATTTCAACAACACCACCACattctttttcgatttttcgacTTTTCCCCTTCTTCACCTCCTAGTTATTCTTCTCAAATGCttcatttgatttttattttgaatatgTTCCCCCGTGTCCACTTTTCTCCTATTTCAATCAGTACACTAATTTCTCTCTTATTCTATTGTTCAATCTTATTAATTTCGTGGTGCGGTGCGCTTTAATCTGTTGTTTTACGTTTACATTGCAATTCTTTGTTCTTCAGTGCGGGTTGAGTAATAGTATCGTGTTGATTACTTGATGTTATAGTTTTCATTTTGGTTTATGTCAGATATTAAAGTTCAAAGAGGCAAGCAAATGTACCAATTAGTTTGGGGGCATTAATGCCCAACGTATGCAAGTAATTTAGTATGACGAGTCTAATATGGTGTAAGCTGTGTAAGAATGGATAGAGAAGATAGGGTCTTGGTAGGTATAACTGGGGTCTGGGGGTAATGTAGAGGTGTTTGTGTAATTTTAATCACATAAAGAAAGTACATGAAAGCATAAACATTCACTAATATCACGGTTAATAAATACAATATTTCAAGGCTATCAATGataatttagtttttttttttctggttaCCAAATCAAATGTATAAAATCATAGGTTTACCAATAAGAATTTTCCTTAGTTttaatatatactccctccgtctcaaaatagtcgttacacttacctttgcacaaagttttaggtgataagtggttgcaGTGGCGGTGCCAGGATTCACCACTTAAGGGTTCGaaatttttcaaaaacataTAATAAAATCAAACATCAAAATCCAactcataattaataattcggTGGTAAATATGTTGTATTACAATGACACTAAAAAAATACAATTGAACTCGACGAGTTTTCATTTTCATATTGGAGATTTTGAGATGGTTCAAGTGGTCTTGAATATATATTGGGGAAACAAACGGGTGATTTTTGTGACTTTAACGCACAATCATTCAACATATACTATAAGCCCTTCATCTCATCTCAACCTatttaaaatcaaatcaaaaaaaattcaatttaatgtaaaagagaaataaaatgaaaaagaggaaaggaaaaaaaaaaggtttgtATGCAGTATAAATTATTTCAAAATGACAGGGCTTGTTTGGGGAAGAATACAAAATTATAAACAAAAAGGGGAAAATATGCAGCTAGAGGGTATCGAACCCAAGACATTCGGTTTAATATGTTGATGTCAAAACCACCACCTCACTAGGTTTGCTATGCCATATTTGCGCATTTAATTATATACAAACggcatttaattttaaaaatgtgGCAGTTTTTCTTCCGGGCCAGTaagggttcagttgaacccactgaaCCCTTACTGGTGCCGCCACtgagtggttgtttggttatcaatttattttattgaaaaagtggaTGTGATAGgtgttagtggggtattttttttaattgaattagagagggggtggggacaaaaaaaattagtgggaagagagagacaatataataattgtggggtcattccttatttagaagtgtaacaactaatctgggacggacgaaaaaggaaagtgtaacaactaatctgggacggagggagtacaagttATATTTAGCTTTCCAtagtattattatttaatttgtttttattttattattattattatttaatttcatagtattattatttattttgtgttttattaattttttattttattattatttaatttcatagtattattattatttttatcctTTTGTAGTTTATACTCTTTTTTGTTATAGGAAAAATGTATGATAATATTATGATAGTGAGCACCAAATCTAAAAACCTAATCAAAACTCAAACTCGAAAAATATGATCCAACTCGATATAACCCGAAAAACTCGATATAGCCCGAAAAAATCGATCTGATATGAATTGATCTGATACGAACCGATCCGATATTGACCTGAAATCCTGACCTGAATCAGACCCGTCTCAGTTATTAAACAACCAAAGTAACCCAAAACCCAAATGGACCCAACCCATACCCGAAACCGACCCGAAAAATAATAACCCAAAATGAACCGCCCCGAATCTAATCCAAACGACCTGTTTTTCAAGTCTAACCATAACGCACCTCTCGTGCTTGCCTTTGGGCTGGAAGCTTATTGATTATTATAAAAATGATAATAATGGATTGTTTATTGATTATTATAGAAACAGACGGTGTGACTAACGGTTTTGCTTTAGACGGGGTAAAGAAAATTAAACCAACAAAGGGAATGAgaggaaaaggaaagaaaaccCCTTTGATATAAGAGGTTGTTTGGCTACCCTATTTTCGTTGTCGTCGTCGTCGCCTCCTCCTTCTCCCCGAAAATTTCGCAGTTGCTTCCTCCCGAAGATTctgccccccccccctcccccgaAGATGTCATcgccccctttctctctcatccttctCTTATGTCTCTACACCACCGGCCATTAAAGGTCAAGTTTGAGGTTTTAAATGCCAAATTCGACCTTTTAAACTCTAGATCTAAAACCATAACAATTGATAAGAAAGGTGTTTCTCAATCTTTCtcttagtt
This Spinacia oleracea cultivar Varoflay chromosome 6, BTI_SOV_V1, whole genome shotgun sequence DNA region includes the following protein-coding sequences:
- the LOC110804104 gene encoding glycine-rich RNA-binding protein 4, mitochondrial isoform X2; protein product: MLNRVLCCKCITYPSAMCQVARYACTNLFVGGLSYDTNETVLRDAFSQHGEITEVRVICHHVSGKSRGYGFVKFSCENSAASALKEMDGQIYVEHELI
- the LOC110804104 gene encoding glycine-rich RNA-binding protein 4, mitochondrial isoform X1: MLNRVLCCKCITYPSAMCQVARYACTNLFVGGLSYDTNETVLRDAFSQHGEITEVRVICHHVSGKSRGYGFVKFSCENSAASALKEMDGQVVDGRNIRIHQAHKQ